From a single Okeanomitos corallinicola TIOX110 genomic region:
- a CDS encoding amino acid adenylation domain-containing protein: MQEIVINSHDSVDVDSALTEQDLQKILIQWNDTKTDYPKNLCIHELFTAQVEKNPDHIAVVFDEQKITYQELNYQSNKVAHYLQSLRVETEFLVGICVERSLEMIIGLLGIIKAGAAYVPLDPNYPQERLSFMVSDSQIQVLLTQQKFVNEFSGSGLKTILLDRDAELINSQSSENPPRSVTSENLAYVIYTSGSTGQPKGVAVPHRAVNRLVCNTNYVEFTASDIVAQASNTSFDAATFEIWGSLLNGSTLIGINQNIVLSPQDFAAHIQAQKISILFLTTSLFHQLANIVPQAFKDLQTLVIGGEALNAKSVKAVLEHGAPQRLINGYGPTESTTFAGWYLVENVPEDATNLPIGRPISNTQIYILNSELKPVPVGTPGELYIGGDGLARGYLNRPEITSERFIPNPFNDEKLYKTGDLARYLPDGNIEYLGRIDHQVKIRGFRIELGEIEAGLIQHPDVYQAVVIVREDIPGDKRLVAYVVPHQKSTLNNITLKQFLVEKLPNYMMPAAFVILASLPLTPNGKVDRQNLPVPDRIRPDLAEVFVAPRNPIEEKLAGIWTQLLGLDVVGVNDNFFCLGGHSLIITQMLSRVREVFSVNISFNQVFANPVIAAVAQLITQGGEESEWQRPPIQAISHQGLVPVSFSQERIYFVYKLAPENSAYQFQATMELRGNLNVEALERSLDEIVKRHEIFRTTYEDVNGRLYQVINPHERVSFEVVDLRAIPESEREIEAEKVVQAEVQTHLDMTRLPIVKWVLFRLSDQEYILTHVEHHIAHDGWSFNVFLSELVTLYQAFSAGKPSPLPELSFQFADFATWQREWAKTPEAQAQLAYWQQKLAGIPPLLELPYDRPRPQEQTYNGEHLRMELPVDLCESLRVFSHQQGATLFMTMLEAFIILLHRYIGQDDIFIGSAVANRRMQQIEKIIGMVVNNLVLRTDVSGNPTVRELLDRVRQVTIEAYANEDIPFDKVVEAIRPVRNLSHNPLFQVMFSFHNSAKPHLHFPGVDMTLHEPVSNKSAKFDIDFLVIPRFEQSVQYGAKTGAKGITLVLEYNSDLFDAETIQAMLEQYQQVLVAMIAHPDQQIGQIPLLTPSQQKLLGEWNQTYRENTQRQCIHKLFETQVELTPDAIAVEQNGQKLTYRELNDRANQVANYLESLGVKPETLVGICVDRSLEMIVGLLGILKAGGAYVPLDPAYPQERIDDIIADTQLGVLIIQGRFRDKLPDFTGKAICLDTDWSVISTYSKTNPISDVQLHHLAYIIYTSGSTGKPKGVMIEHQSMQNFVTTAIDKYGISGKDKILQFASVCFDTSIEEIFPCLCVGATLVLRTAEMLNSSDEFWQCCQQWQLTVLDLPTAYWHQLVVDLKPEDSRLPASLKTVIIGGEAVQIEKVKHWHSCVDHFSPTPQLFNSYGPTEATVVTTLEQLTTTENSVSIGKPISNVQVYILDQYLQPAPIGVAGELHIGGRGLARGYWQRPELTAEKFIQDQNGNCLYKTGDLVRFKKDGKLEYLGRVDSQVKIRGFRIELGEIETVLRQHPQVLQAVVIAYEEIPGQKRLVAYIIPENSPPKTDELRNFLKQKLPHYMIPAAFMVLATLPMTANRKVDYRALPTPDFSRSSEDKFAVPRTLIEEKLVTIWSEVLRIENIGIHDNFFELGGDSILSIQLISKANQAGVQIAAKQLFKYQTIAELATVAGMTRQINAEQDLVTGKVGLTPIQKWFFEQKLPQPDYFNQSTLLEVSSDLQVELLPQVFQQLLIHHDALRLQFVQEGENWQQIHTEIPKSIPLSIFDLSQLTAAAQQTAIKTKDAELQASLDLAQGEIAKLALFQLGKNQSSYLLFIVHHLAVDGVSWRILLEDLAIAYQQMCRGEEIKLPAKTTSWKYWSDRLIEYAQTEAIKELDYWLNQSNIAVKTLPVDYSADQKNNTVSTTASVTLTLNTEQTNALLKDVPSAYNTQINDVLLTALIQSFSKWTGENSLLIDLEGHGREDLFEDVDLSRTVGWFTTLFPVGLELKENDNLGEALKSIKEQLRLIPKRGIGYGILRYLHQEKTIREKLQSLPSAQISFNYLGQFDQVLTASSALGVATEFTSEQSLLNQRSHLLGISGLIRAGKLEMTWAYSDKIHNRETIEKLASGFMEALTNLIIHCQAKDSQSYTPSDFSAAKINQKQLDKFLAKIKKK, from the coding sequence ATGCAAGAAATAGTAATTAACTCTCATGATTCTGTTGACGTTGATTCTGCTTTAACTGAACAGGATCTACAAAAAATATTAATACAATGGAATGATACCAAAACAGATTATCCAAAAAATTTGTGTATTCATGAATTATTTACCGCCCAAGTAGAAAAGAATCCAGATCATATTGCTGTTGTCTTTGATGAACAAAAAATTACTTATCAAGAATTAAATTACCAATCTAATAAAGTAGCTCATTATTTACAATCTTTACGAGTAGAAACAGAATTTTTAGTGGGGATTTGTGTGGAACGTTCCCTAGAAATGATCATTGGATTATTGGGAATAATCAAAGCAGGTGCAGCCTATGTACCACTAGATCCAAACTATCCTCAAGAACGTCTATCTTTCATGGTTTCAGATTCACAAATACAAGTTTTGTTAACTCAGCAAAAGTTTGTGAATGAATTTTCTGGCAGCGGATTAAAAACAATTTTGTTAGATAGAGATGCAGAATTAATTAATAGCCAGAGTTCAGAAAATCCTCCTAGGAGTGTCACCTCAGAAAATCTTGCTTATGTTATTTATACTTCTGGTTCTACAGGTCAACCTAAAGGTGTTGCTGTACCCCATCGGGCGGTAAATCGTCTAGTTTGTAATACCAACTATGTCGAGTTTACAGCTAGTGATATCGTAGCTCAAGCTTCCAATACCTCATTTGATGCAGCGACATTTGAAATCTGGGGTTCTCTGCTTAACGGATCTACCTTAATAGGAATTAATCAAAATATTGTACTTTCACCTCAAGATTTTGCCGCCCATATTCAAGCACAAAAAATCAGTATTTTATTTTTAACTACTTCCTTATTTCATCAATTAGCAAATATTGTTCCTCAAGCATTTAAAGATTTACAAACCTTGGTGATTGGCGGTGAAGCTTTAAACGCTAAATCGGTGAAAGCAGTTCTAGAACATGGTGCGCCGCAACGATTAATTAATGGTTATGGGCCAACTGAAAGTACAACCTTTGCTGGTTGGTATTTAGTTGAGAATGTACCAGAAGATGCAACAAATTTACCAATTGGTCGCCCCATATCCAACACACAAATCTATATATTAAACTCGGAATTAAAACCAGTTCCCGTGGGTACACCAGGAGAACTATATATTGGTGGTGATGGTTTAGCTAGAGGTTATTTGAACCGCCCTGAAATTACGTCAGAAAGATTTATTCCTAATCCGTTTAACGATGAAAAATTATATAAAACTGGGGATTTAGCCCGTTATTTACCAGACGGTAATATTGAATATTTGGGACGAATTGATCATCAAGTTAAGATTCGCGGTTTCCGCATTGAATTAGGAGAAATTGAAGCCGGTTTAATTCAACACCCGGATGTATATCAGGCTGTGGTCATTGTCCGGGAAGATATTCCTGGGGATAAACGACTGGTGGCTTATGTTGTTCCCCATCAAAAATCAACATTAAATAACATCACCTTAAAACAGTTCCTAGTAGAAAAGTTGCCTAATTATATGATGCCAGCAGCTTTTGTGATTTTGGCATCCTTACCACTCACACCTAATGGTAAGGTAGATCGGCAAAATTTACCCGTACCGGATCGCATTCGTCCCGATTTAGCAGAAGTCTTTGTTGCACCTCGTAACCCCATTGAGGAAAAGTTAGCTGGTATTTGGACTCAGTTGTTGGGACTGGATGTAGTGGGAGTCAATGATAACTTTTTCTGCTTGGGTGGTCATTCCCTGATTATCACGCAGATGCTTTCTCGCGTGCGGGAAGTTTTCTCGGTGAATATATCTTTTAATCAAGTATTTGCCAACCCTGTCATTGCGGCTGTAGCTCAACTCATTACCCAAGGCGGGGAAGAATCAGAATGGCAACGTCCCCCCATCCAAGCCATTTCCCATCAAGGACTTGTACCAGTTTCCTTTTCTCAAGAGCGGATTTACTTTGTCTATAAATTAGCACCAGAAAATAGCGCCTACCAATTCCAAGCGACGATGGAATTAAGAGGAAATCTCAATGTTGAAGCTTTAGAACGCTCTTTAGATGAGATTGTCAAGCGTCATGAAATCTTTCGCACAACCTATGAAGATGTGAATGGTCGGTTATATCAGGTGATTAACCCCCATGAAAGAGTCAGTTTTGAAGTAGTTGATCTGCGGGCAATTCCTGAATCTGAGCGAGAAATTGAGGCAGAAAAGGTGGTGCAGGCAGAAGTGCAAACACACTTAGATATGACTCGACTACCGATAGTCAAGTGGGTTTTATTTAGGTTGAGCGACCAAGAATATATACTGACCCATGTTGAACATCATATTGCCCATGATGGTTGGTCATTTAATGTCTTTTTAAGTGAGTTGGTAACACTGTATCAAGCCTTCTCTGCTGGTAAACCCTCCCCCTTACCTGAACTTAGTTTCCAGTTTGCTGACTTTGCTACTTGGCAGCGTGAATGGGCTAAAACCCCAGAAGCTCAAGCCCAATTAGCCTATTGGCAACAAAAATTAGCAGGGATTCCGCCTCTGTTGGAATTACCTTACGATCGCCCCCGTCCCCAAGAACAAACTTATAATGGTGAGCATCTGCGGATGGAATTGCCTGTTGATTTGTGCGAATCCCTGAGAGTTTTCAGTCATCAACAAGGTGCAACCTTATTTATGACGATGCTGGAAGCGTTTATCATTCTCTTGCACCGATACATTGGCCAGGATGATATTTTTATCGGGTCTGCGGTTGCTAATCGGCGGATGCAGCAAATCGAAAAGATCATAGGTATGGTTGTTAACAATTTGGTTTTACGTACCGATGTTTCCGGTAATCCTACAGTCCGGGAATTGCTAGACCGTGTACGCCAAGTAACAATAGAAGCTTACGCTAATGAAGATATACCATTTGATAAAGTTGTAGAAGCGATCAGACCGGTTCGCAATTTGAGTCACAATCCACTGTTTCAAGTCATGTTTAGCTTCCATAATTCCGCTAAACCACACTTGCATTTCCCTGGTGTGGACATGACTTTGCATGAACCAGTAAGTAATAAATCGGCAAAGTTTGATATTGATTTCCTCGTAATTCCACGGTTTGAACAAAGCGTACAGTATGGGGCGAAAACAGGAGCAAAAGGAATTACTCTGGTTTTGGAATATAACAGCGATTTGTTTGATGCTGAGACGATCCAAGCCATGTTGGAGCAGTATCAACAGGTCTTAGTGGCGATGATTGCTCACCCAGACCAACAAATTGGTCAAATACCTCTGCTCACGCCATCTCAACAAAAATTACTAGGGGAATGGAATCAAACTTACAGGGAAAATACACAAAGACAGTGTATTCATAAGTTGTTTGAAACTCAGGTAGAGTTAACACCGGATGCGATCGCTGTAGAACAGAATGGGCAAAAATTAACTTACCGAGAATTGAATGATCGCGCTAACCAAGTTGCTAACTATTTAGAAAGTTTAGGAGTCAAACCAGAAACCTTGGTGGGTATCTGCGTTGATCGTTCCTTAGAAATGATTGTTGGTTTACTGGGAATTCTGAAAGCTGGTGGTGCTTATGTTCCCCTTGATCCGGCTTATCCCCAAGAAAGAATAGATGATATCATTGCAGATACCCAACTAGGCGTTTTAATCATCCAAGGCAGATTTAGAGACAAACTACCAGATTTTACTGGGAAAGCAATTTGTTTAGATACTGATTGGTCAGTAATTTCAACATACAGTAAAACAAATCCAATTAGTGATGTTCAACTTCATCACCTGGCTTACATTATCTATACTTCCGGGTCTACGGGTAAACCCAAAGGTGTAATGATTGAACATCAGTCAATGCAGAATTTTGTTACCACCGCTATTGATAAATATGGAATTAGTGGAAAAGATAAAATTCTGCAATTTGCATCCGTTTGTTTTGATACATCCATTGAAGAAATTTTTCCCTGTTTATGTGTCGGTGCAACCTTAGTTTTACGCACCGCAGAAATGCTCAATTCTAGTGATGAATTTTGGCAGTGTTGTCAACAATGGCAGTTAACAGTTTTAGATTTACCTACAGCATATTGGCATCAATTAGTAGTAGATTTAAAACCTGAAGATTCTCGACTACCAGCAAGTTTAAAAACTGTGATTATTGGTGGTGAAGCAGTCCAAATAGAAAAAGTCAAACATTGGCATAGTTGCGTGGATCATTTTTCCCCAACACCGCAATTATTTAATAGTTACGGACCAACAGAAGCAACAGTTGTAACTACCTTAGAACAATTAACAACAACAGAAAATTCTGTTAGTATTGGTAAACCAATTAGTAATGTTCAGGTTTATATTTTAGATCAATATTTGCAACCTGCACCGATAGGAGTTGCTGGAGAATTACATATTGGGGGGAGAGGATTAGCAAGAGGATATTGGCAACGTCCAGAATTAACAGCGGAGAAATTTATTCAGGATCAAAATGGCAATTGCTTGTATAAAACAGGGGATTTAGTCAGATTTAAAAAAGATGGAAAATTAGAATATTTAGGTAGAGTTGATAGTCAAGTCAAAATTCGCGGTTTTCGGATTGAGTTGGGAGAAATTGAAACCGTATTAAGACAACATCCGCAAGTATTACAAGCTGTTGTGATTGCCTATGAAGAAATTCCCGGACAAAAGCGACTTGTAGCTTATATTATCCCTGAAAATTCTCCACCAAAAACTGACGAGTTAAGAAATTTTCTCAAGCAGAAACTACCACATTATATGATTCCGGCGGCATTTATGGTTTTGGCAACATTACCAATGACTGCTAACCGCAAGGTAGATTATCGGGCTTTACCAACACCTGATTTTTCTCGCAGTTCTGAAGATAAATTTGCAGTACCTCGTACACTCATAGAAGAGAAATTAGTAACGATTTGGTCAGAAGTTTTAAGAATAGAAAACATTGGCATTCATGATAACTTTTTTGAACTGGGTGGAGACTCAATTCTCAGCATTCAGTTAATTTCTAAAGCTAATCAAGCGGGTGTGCAAATTGCCGCTAAACAGTTATTTAAGTATCAAACCATTGCTGAGTTAGCAACTGTAGCGGGTATGACTCGCCAAATCAACGCCGAACAAGATTTAGTAACTGGTAAAGTTGGTTTAACACCGATTCAAAAATGGTTTTTTGAGCAGAAATTACCCCAACCTGATTATTTTAATCAATCAACATTATTAGAAGTTTCTTCAGATTTGCAAGTAGAGTTATTGCCACAAGTTTTTCAACAATTGTTAATTCATCATGATGCTTTAAGGTTGCAGTTTGTGCAGGAAGGGGAAAACTGGCAACAGATACATACAGAAATACCAAAATCTATTCCATTAAGCATTTTTGATTTATCGCAGCTAACAGCAGCAGCACAGCAAACAGCAATTAAAACAAAGGATGCCGAACTGCAAGCTAGTTTAGATTTAGCGCAGGGAGAAATTGCCAAATTAGCATTATTTCAACTTGGTAAAAATCAATCCAGTTATTTACTTTTCATTGTCCATCATTTAGCCGTTGATGGTGTGTCATGGCGGATTTTGTTAGAAGATTTAGCGATAGCTTATCAACAAATGTGTCGGGGTGAAGAGATTAAATTACCAGCGAAAACAACATCCTGGAAATATTGGAGCGATCGCTTGATAGAATATGCTCAAACAGAGGCGATCAAAGAGTTAGATTACTGGTTAAATCAATCGAATATAGCAGTTAAAACCTTGCCAGTAGATTATTCTGCGGATCAAAAAAATAATACTGTCTCGACAACTGCATCTGTGACATTAACTTTAAATACAGAACAGACAAACGCCTTATTAAAAGATGTACCATCTGCCTATAATACGCAAATTAATGATGTACTATTAACTGCTCTTATACAGAGTTTTAGTAAATGGACAGGAGAAAATTCTTTATTAATTGATTTAGAAGGACATGGAAGAGAAGACTTATTTGAGGATGTAGACTTATCCCGTACTGTCGGATGGTTTACAACATTATTTCCTGTGGGTTTGGAATTAAAAGAAAATGACAATCTAGGGGAGGCTTTAAAGTCAATTAAAGAACAACTGCGGCTGATTCCCAAACGAGGAATTGGTTATGGAATTTTGCGATATTTGCATCAAGAAAAAACCATCCGCGAAAAATTACAATCTCTACCATCAGCACAAATTAGTTTTAATTACCTGGGACAATTTGATCAAGTTTTAACAGCATCCTCAGCTTTAGGTGTAGCTACAGAATTTACATCTGAACAGAGTTTATTAAATCAACGCAGTCACCTATTAGGAATTAGTGGTTTGATTCGGGCTGGAAAATTAGAAATGACTTGGGCTTATAGTGATAAAATTCACAACAGAGAAACTATTGAAAAGTTAGCTTCAGGATTTATGGAAGCATTAACAAATTTAATTATTCATTGTCAAGCAAAAGACTCTCAAAGTTATACACCTTCTGACTTTTCAGCAGCGAAAATAAATCAAAAACAACTAGATAAATTCCTAGCCAAAATAAAGAAAAAATAG
- a CDS encoding amino acid adenylation domain-containing protein, which translates to MENIEDLYELSPMQQGMLFHTLYAPESEVYFEQLLCVISGELNVLAFQTAWEQVVARHSVLRSSFYWEEIEKPLQMVSKQVDLPWEKIDWRHLKSEEQKQQLEEFLVCDRQKGFALNQAPLMRFAIIQLTQQTYQFIWSHHHILFDGWSMQIILKEVLALYEAKQKGEDLRLAPVRPYREYIEWLQQQDIKKAQEFWQQTLQDFETPTLIGNREQGTGNRIKEIYQEKRFQLSTKVTEKLQSAARQHHLTLNNLVQGAWSLLISRYSGEKDVVFGATVSGRPPVLEQIDSMVGLLINTIPNRVKIDNQTELLTWFKEIQNQALEQEQYSYFSLAEIQQMSDILPGMPLFESILVFENYPVDSQKQENQKTLEISNLSCFERTNYPLTIVINPGSKLGGRIVYNSSIFDEQTINRMIGHFQTLLTKISENLQQNISQLSLLSAEEEQELIVLENHQPSKAINYQCVHVLFAEQVEKTPDAIAVIYKQEQLTYQELNKRANQLAHYLKSLGVKPETKVGICIERSLEMVIGILAILKAGGAYVPLDPAYPSERLALMLEDVQTSILLTQTSLENKLPINNQTVVNIDQNWEIISQYPEENLPNEVSPENLAYIIYTSGSTGTPKGTEVPHRSFIGFMFGVDYIQLDEKQIWLQHSSISWDALTLELWPPLLYGGSCVLYPDRIPTPEGLVEIIQKYKVNTLFLTTALFNLLIDQIPQGLSEIKQLMFGGESISVNHLHRALAILPETQIIHAYGPSECTVFTCCYLIPKQIPENIKSIPIGKPIGDRNVYLLDTHLHRVPIGVPGELYVGGASVARGYLNQPKLTSEKFIANPFIQGDILYKTGDLVRRLPDGNLEFIGRIDTQVKVRGFRIELSEIEAVLIQHPDIKQVVVIAREDEPRKKLLVAYLVTNNNSLTPSNLRNFLKQTLPDYMIPNAFVILEALPLTPNGKINRRVLPVPDHTQRNLEIDFVAPRTQIEQELTTIWSEVLNLKQIGINDNFFELGGHSLLATQVISRLKEVFNLDFYLRYLFENPTIAELAKKVTEQQLEQTENDELAKILAEVDQLSEEEVTQQLFS; encoded by the coding sequence ATGGAAAACATCGAAGACCTTTATGAACTTTCACCAATGCAGCAAGGGATGTTATTTCATACCCTTTATGCACCAGAATCAGAAGTTTATTTTGAGCAATTACTGTGTGTTATCTCTGGGGAATTGAATGTTTTGGCTTTCCAAACAGCTTGGGAACAGGTTGTAGCTAGACATTCAGTTTTACGTAGTTCCTTTTATTGGGAAGAAATAGAAAAACCCTTGCAAATGGTGAGTAAGCAAGTGGATCTTCCTTGGGAAAAAATAGATTGGCGACATTTAAAATCTGAAGAACAAAAACAGCAATTAGAGGAATTTTTAGTATGCGATCGCCAAAAAGGATTTGCACTAAATCAAGCTCCCTTAATGCGATTTGCAATCATTCAATTAACACAGCAAACCTATCAATTTATTTGGAGTCATCATCATATTCTCTTTGATGGTTGGTCAATGCAAATTATCCTCAAAGAAGTGTTAGCTTTGTATGAAGCAAAGCAAAAGGGAGAAGATTTAAGACTTGCACCAGTTCGTCCCTATCGAGAATATATTGAATGGTTACAGCAGCAGGATATTAAAAAAGCACAAGAATTTTGGCAACAAACACTTCAAGATTTTGAAACTCCTACCCTGATAGGGAATAGGGAACAGGGAACAGGAAACAGAATCAAAGAAATATATCAGGAAAAACGGTTTCAACTATCTACAAAAGTAACAGAAAAATTACAATCTGCGGCGCGACAGCATCATTTAACCTTAAATAATTTAGTGCAGGGAGCATGGAGTTTATTAATTTCCCGCTACAGTGGAGAAAAGGATGTAGTCTTTGGTGCAACTGTATCTGGTCGTCCGCCGGTACTTGAACAAATAGACTCAATGGTGGGATTATTAATTAATACCATTCCCAACCGCGTAAAAATTGATAATCAAACAGAATTATTAACCTGGTTTAAAGAAATACAAAATCAAGCATTAGAACAAGAACAATATAGTTATTTTTCCCTGGCAGAAATTCAACAAATGAGCGATATTCTTCCCGGAATGCCCTTATTTGAAAGCATTTTAGTATTTGAAAATTATCCCGTAGATTCTCAAAAACAAGAAAATCAAAAAACCTTAGAAATTAGTAATCTGAGTTGTTTTGAAAGAACAAATTATCCGTTAACAATAGTAATTAATCCTGGTTCAAAACTAGGAGGGAGAATTGTTTATAACAGCAGCATTTTTGATGAACAGACAATTAACAGAATGATTGGACATTTCCAAACATTACTAACCAAAATCTCCGAGAATTTACAACAAAATATTTCGCAATTATCTTTACTTAGTGCAGAAGAAGAACAAGAATTAATTGTTTTAGAAAATCATCAACCATCAAAAGCTATTAATTATCAATGTGTTCATGTTTTATTTGCTGAACAAGTAGAAAAAACTCCCGATGCTATAGCAGTTATTTATAAACAAGAACAGTTAACATATCAAGAATTAAATAAACGTGCTAATCAATTAGCTCATTATTTAAAATCATTAGGAGTTAAACCAGAAACTAAAGTAGGAATTTGTATTGAGCGTTCCTTGGAAATGGTAATAGGAATACTCGCAATTCTCAAAGCTGGTGGTGCTTATGTTCCCCTAGATCCAGCTTATCCTAGTGAAAGATTAGCCTTGATGCTAGAAGATGTACAAACATCAATATTATTAACACAAACTTCTCTGGAAAATAAACTACCAATAAATAATCAAACTGTAGTAAATATTGATCAAAATTGGGAAATTATTTCTCAATATCCAGAAGAAAATTTACCCAATGAAGTTAGTCCAGAAAATTTAGCTTATATCATTTATACCTCCGGTTCAACAGGAACACCAAAAGGAACAGAAGTTCCCCATCGTAGTTTCATAGGTTTTATGTTTGGGGTTGATTATATTCAACTTGATGAAAAACAAATCTGGTTACAACACTCATCAATTTCTTGGGATGCACTCACATTAGAACTATGGCCACCTTTACTGTATGGTGGAAGTTGTGTATTGTATCCAGATAGAATACCCACACCAGAAGGTTTAGTAGAAATTATTCAAAAATACAAAGTTAATACCCTATTTTTAACTACAGCATTATTTAATTTATTAATTGATCAAATACCACAGGGTTTATCAGAAATTAAACAATTGATGTTTGGTGGTGAATCTATTTCTGTAAATCATCTTCATCGTGCATTAGCAATTTTACCAGAAACGCAAATAATTCATGCTTACGGACCTTCAGAATGTACAGTATTTACCTGTTGTTATCTCATTCCTAAACAAATTCCTGAAAATATCAAATCTATTCCTATTGGTAAACCCATTGGAGATAGAAATGTTTATTTATTAGATACTCATTTACATAGAGTTCCGATTGGTGTTCCCGGTGAATTATATGTAGGTGGTGCAAGTGTTGCTAGAGGGTACTTAAACCAACCAAAATTAACCAGTGAAAAATTTATTGCTAATCCTTTTATTCAAGGAGATATACTTTATAAAACAGGGGATTTAGTTCGTCGTTTACCTGATGGAAACTTGGAATTTATAGGACGGATTGATACACAAGTAAAAGTTCGTGGTTTTAGAATTGAACTATCAGAAATTGAAGCCGTTCTAATTCAACATCCTGACATTAAACAAGTTGTAGTGATAGCAAGAGAAGATGAACCAAGAAAGAAATTATTAGTAGCATATTTGGTAACAAATAATAATTCATTAACGCCTAGCAATTTGAGAAACTTCCTTAAACAGACATTACCAGATTACATGATTCCTAATGCTTTCGTAATTTTAGAAGCATTACCTTTAACTCCTAATGGCAAAATCAATCGTCGTGTCTTACCTGTTCCCGATCATACCCAAAGAAATTTAGAAATTGATTTTGTTGCACCTCGCACACAAATAGAACAAGAATTAACGACTATTTGGAGTGAAGTTTTGAATTTGAAACAAATAGGAATTAACGATAACTTCTTTGAATTAGGAGGACATTCTTTACTAGCGACACAAGTTATTTCGCGGTTAAAAGAAGTATTTAACTTAGATTTTTATTTACGTTATTTATTTGAAAATCCCACCATTGCCGAACTTGCCAAAAAAGTCACAGAACAACAACTAGAACAAACAGAAAATGATGAACTAGCCAAAATCTTAGCAGAAGTAGATCAATTATCAGAAGAAGAGGTAACACAACAATTGTTTTCATAA